The following proteins come from a genomic window of Frankia casuarinae:
- a CDS encoding SDR family oxidoreductase translates to MRILVTGATGYIGGRLAPRLLDRGHHVRVMTRDPVRLRDIPWAVRAEVVRADARDPESLRSALDGIEVAYYLIHSIDSGGDFSAVDRRAANAFAAAARAADVRRIVYLGGLGPATTGGTSAHLSSRQEVGRILLGSGVPTIVLRAAVVIGSGSASFEMLRYLTERLPVMLTPRWVRTRIQPIAVRDVLHYLIGALDVPDDVEGTFDVGGPDILTYAEMMQRFAAIEGLRRRIIVPVPILSPELSSLWVGLVTPVPGGIARPLIRSLRNEVVVHDHQVARWIPDPAEGLLPFDAAVALALARVRARSVKTRWSTAVWPGSGGASDDGDGAGATHPPNEPLPTDPQWAGGSLYVDERSMAVAAPPACLWHVIEGIGGDNGWYSWPLAWSARGWLDTALGGVGLRRGRRDPQRVHVGEALDFWRVEEIEPGHLLRLRAEMKLPGEAWLELRSMVDSEGTTTYSQRASFLPRGLPGQLYWWSVSPFHAAVFGGMLRNIVRKAEDEWAARAVATA, encoded by the coding sequence CTCGACCGTGGCCACCACGTCCGGGTCATGACCCGGGATCCCGTCCGGCTGCGGGACATCCCGTGGGCCGTCCGGGCGGAGGTCGTCCGCGCCGACGCCCGGGATCCGGAGTCGTTGCGGTCCGCACTCGACGGGATCGAGGTCGCCTACTACCTCATCCACTCGATCGACAGTGGTGGTGACTTCTCCGCGGTCGACCGGCGGGCGGCGAACGCCTTCGCCGCCGCGGCCCGGGCGGCCGATGTCCGCAGGATCGTCTACCTCGGCGGGCTGGGCCCGGCGACGACGGGTGGCACGTCCGCCCATCTGAGCTCCCGCCAGGAGGTCGGGAGGATCCTGCTCGGCTCGGGGGTTCCGACGATCGTGCTGCGTGCGGCGGTCGTCATCGGCAGCGGCAGCGCCTCGTTCGAGATGCTGCGCTACCTGACGGAGCGCCTGCCGGTGATGCTGACGCCGCGCTGGGTGCGGACCAGGATCCAGCCAATCGCCGTCCGGGACGTGCTGCACTATCTGATCGGCGCTCTGGACGTCCCCGACGACGTCGAGGGCACCTTCGACGTGGGCGGCCCGGACATCCTGACCTATGCGGAGATGATGCAGCGCTTCGCCGCCATCGAGGGGCTGCGGCGCCGGATCATCGTCCCGGTTCCGATCCTGTCCCCCGAACTGTCCTCGCTGTGGGTCGGGCTCGTCACCCCGGTGCCGGGCGGCATCGCGAGGCCGCTCATCCGTTCCTTGCGCAACGAGGTGGTGGTCCACGACCACCAGGTCGCCCGCTGGATCCCCGATCCTGCCGAGGGACTGCTGCCCTTCGACGCCGCGGTGGCCCTCGCGCTGGCCCGGGTGCGGGCGCGTTCGGTGAAGACCCGATGGTCGACGGCGGTGTGGCCGGGTTCGGGAGGCGCATCGGACGACGGGGACGGCGCCGGTGCCACGCACCCCCCGAACGAGCCCCTGCCGACCGACCCGCAGTGGGCCGGGGGATCCCTCTACGTCGACGAGCGCAGCATGGCCGTGGCGGCGCCGCCGGCCTGTCTGTGGCACGTCATCGAGGGCATCGGGGGCGACAACGGCTGGTACTCGTGGCCCCTGGCCTGGTCCGCCCGCGGCTGGCTGGACACCGCCCTCGGTGGCGTCGGTCTGCGCCGGGGTCGGCGTGATCCGCAGCGGGTGCACGTCGGGGAGGCGCTGGACTTCTGGCGGGTCGAGGAGATCGAACCGGGCCACCTGCTCCGGCTGCGTGCCGAGATGAAGCTGCCTGGCGAGGCATGGCTGGAACTACGCTCGATGGTGGACTCCGAGGGCACCACGACCTACTCGCAGCGCGCGAGTTTCCTGCCCCGCGGACTTCCCGGGCAGCTCTACTGGTGGTCGGTCAGCCCGTTCCACGCGGCCGTCTTCGGTGGAATGCTGCGCAACATCGTGCGCAAGGCCGAGGACGAATGGGCCGCCCGCGCCGTCGCCACCGCCTGA